In Halorussus limi, a genomic segment contains:
- a CDS encoding HalOD1 output domain-containing protein, whose amino-acid sequence MCDEPRPISEKIITKISERNGTDPTDLHPPLYEVVDLEALDDLFAPGRGSNLRNCDGHVEFAYGPWRIRVESDGSVAVSPGEDE is encoded by the coding sequence ATGTGCGACGAGCCACGGCCAATAAGTGAAAAAATAATTACAAAAATTTCGGAACGAAACGGTACGGACCCGACGGACCTGCATCCGCCGCTTTACGAAGTTGTGGACTTGGAGGCGCTGGACGACCTCTTCGCGCCCGGCCGGGGCTCCAACCTCCGGAACTGCGACGGACACGTCGAGTTCGCGTACGGTCCGTGGCGGATTCGAGTCGAGAGCGACGGAAGCGTCGCCGTCAGTCCGGGTGAAGACGAGTGA
- a CDS encoding Lrp/AsnC family transcriptional regulator has translation MDTYELDEVDKGILYYLQQDARNSTSTEMAEELDITASTVRNRLSRLEDEGIIEKYIPQLDYEKAGFQLRVLFTCTAPDEPENFGHDVLEQEGVVAVRELLAGTENLHVEAVGTDTDHLTEIADSLREMGLDIVRSDVLKTQLHQPFNHFGTSVSDE, from the coding sequence ATGGACACCTACGAACTCGACGAGGTGGACAAGGGCATCCTCTACTATCTCCAGCAGGACGCGCGCAACAGCACCAGCACGGAGATGGCCGAGGAGTTGGACATCACGGCCAGCACCGTCCGCAACCGCCTCTCGCGCTTGGAGGACGAGGGCATCATCGAGAAGTACATCCCACAGCTCGACTACGAGAAGGCCGGCTTCCAACTCAGGGTGCTGTTCACTTGCACGGCCCCCGACGAACCCGAGAACTTCGGCCACGACGTCCTCGAACAGGAGGGCGTGGTCGCAGTCCGCGAACTCCTCGCCGGGACCGAGAACCTCCACGTCGAGGCGGTGGGGACCGACACCGACCACCTCACCGAAATCGCCGACTCCCTCCGCGAGATGGGTCTGGACATCGTCCGGTCGGACGTGTTGAAGACCCAACTCCACCAACCGTTCAACCACTTCGGGACGTCCGTCAGCGACGAGTGA
- a CDS encoding HAD-IIA family hydrolase, with product MTVRSVVLDVDGTLVRGDEPVPGAIATVDRLRERGVDLLLLSNNPTETPADYAARLADLGFAVGPNDVVTSGSLTADYVAAEYPGAATYLLGEAGLREMLAARGVPLVTDPDRAEVVVASIDREFTYDRLRDALWALDGAAFVASDPDRTIPAPDRPVPGSGAIVAALAEAADRKPDATLGKPGRTAAEAVESRVVGRNEEVLVVGDRLDTDIALGENAGLTTALVLTGVTTRADAASSPVSPDHVLDSVADVDALL from the coding sequence ATGACGGTCCGTAGCGTCGTCCTTGACGTGGACGGGACGCTAGTCCGGGGCGACGAACCCGTACCGGGAGCGATAGCGACCGTGGACCGCCTCCGCGAGCGCGGCGTGGACCTCCTGTTGCTCTCGAACAATCCGACGGAGACGCCCGCGGACTACGCCGCCCGACTCGCGGACCTCGGCTTCGCGGTCGGTCCCAACGACGTGGTGACGTCGGGGTCGCTGACCGCCGACTACGTGGCCGCCGAGTACCCCGGCGCGGCGACCTACCTGCTCGGCGAGGCGGGCCTGCGCGAGATGCTGGCCGCCCGGGGCGTACCGCTGGTGACCGACCCAGACCGCGCCGAGGTGGTCGTCGCCTCCATCGACCGCGAGTTCACCTACGACCGACTCAGGGACGCGCTCTGGGCGCTCGACGGCGCGGCCTTCGTGGCCTCGGACCCCGACCGGACGATTCCCGCGCCCGACCGCCCGGTGCCGGGGTCGGGTGCCATCGTCGCGGCGCTGGCCGAGGCCGCTGACCGCAAGCCGGACGCGACGCTCGGAAAGCCCGGCCGGACCGCCGCCGAGGCGGTCGAATCGCGGGTGGTCGGACGCAACGAAGAGGTCCTCGTCGTCGGTGACCGACTCGACACCGACATCGCGCTCGGCGAGAACGCGGGCCTGACGACCGCGCTGGTCCTCACGGGCGTCACGACGCGGGCGGACGCGGCGTCCTCGCCGGTCTCTCCCGACCACGTCCTCGACTCGGTGGCCGACGTGGACGCGCTGTTGTAG
- a CDS encoding DUF7490 domain-containing protein, with the protein MNRETMLAGGIVAVVAVSLVAVAVVPGALAETESDPVRPGHLSIQEVAIAPGEVSGGTATLQVDTRLAHSDGTSENVTVRVRAVHLDSGLVETTSETAVPTITGEREVSVVQNLSVERSGGYRIETVVYRDGARIAQGSKEVRGVGTLTPEYARTSVRFHWRGGDGHPPVEYTVKNAESDRVTLDVSTYLTNEGDAASEELRVVFTARQADSNVVADRTAVAVGTVRPGRTATPSVELTVPDGYNYYLDAVLWKDGVIVGTTRSVANLNPTETVRANETVREVGIEVSDFEGDGKNGRGAPETTVEGGYAADSAGSVPGFGVGAAAVALGGALLLARRQS; encoded by the coding sequence ATGAACCGCGAGACGATGCTGGCGGGCGGAATCGTCGCCGTCGTCGCGGTGTCGCTCGTCGCCGTCGCCGTGGTCCCCGGCGCGTTAGCCGAGACCGAATCCGACCCGGTTCGGCCCGGCCACCTCTCGATTCAAGAGGTCGCCATCGCGCCCGGCGAGGTGTCGGGCGGTACCGCGACCCTGCAGGTCGACACGCGCCTCGCGCACTCGGACGGAACGTCCGAGAACGTCACGGTCCGCGTCCGGGCGGTCCACCTCGACTCCGGACTGGTCGAGACGACGAGCGAGACCGCGGTCCCGACCATCACCGGCGAGCGAGAGGTCTCGGTCGTCCAGAACCTCTCGGTCGAACGGTCGGGTGGCTACCGAATCGAGACCGTCGTCTACCGCGACGGCGCGCGCATCGCTCAGGGGAGCAAGGAGGTCCGGGGCGTCGGCACGCTCACGCCCGAGTACGCCCGGACCAGCGTCCGGTTCCACTGGCGCGGCGGCGACGGACACCCGCCCGTCGAGTACACCGTGAAGAACGCGGAGAGCGACCGGGTGACGCTCGACGTGTCGACGTACCTGACCAACGAGGGCGACGCGGCGTCCGAGGAGTTGCGGGTCGTCTTCACCGCGCGACAGGCCGACTCGAACGTCGTCGCCGACCGGACCGCGGTCGCGGTCGGCACCGTCCGACCGGGTCGGACCGCGACCCCGAGCGTCGAACTGACGGTTCCCGACGGGTACAACTACTACCTCGACGCGGTGCTGTGGAAGGACGGCGTCATCGTCGGGACGACCCGGAGCGTGGCGAACCTGAACCCGACCGAGACCGTCCGAGCGAACGAGACGGTCCGCGAAGTCGGCATCGAGGTCAGCGACTTCGAGGGCGACGGCAAGAACGGACGAGGAGCGCCCGAAACGACAGTCGAAGGAGGCTACGCGGCAGACTCCGCGGGCAGCGTCCCCGGTTTCGGCGTCGGAGCGGCCGCCGTCGCACTGGGCGGCGCGCTCTTGCTCGCACGGAGGCAATCATGA
- a CDS encoding metallophosphoesterase family protein, which translates to MPRTLIVSDVHANAAALDAVLAAEPDRESVVFLGDAVDNGPHPDAVCDRLRELNLAAGVRGNHDRTVLDAVSSRDSRGSAGDDPFAEWQEWTGERLSPENREFLASLDSTATLTLGCRTLRLHHGDFPAPDGREETWRTRVTPDEDPAPFETVAARYDEDVILHGHSHFPFVATVAGTTFVNPGSVGLQRPGWPADEARYAVVEDGAFDLRSVAYDPGPVAADSRELNSPFVDLWEPPSATVSD; encoded by the coding sequence GTGCCCCGGACGCTCATCGTTTCGGACGTACACGCCAACGCCGCCGCCCTCGACGCCGTTCTCGCCGCTGAACCCGACCGCGAGTCGGTCGTCTTCCTCGGCGACGCCGTCGACAACGGCCCGCACCCCGACGCGGTCTGCGACCGCCTCCGCGAACTGAACCTCGCCGCGGGCGTTCGCGGGAATCACGACCGGACCGTCCTCGACGCCGTATCTTCGCGCGACTCGCGCGGCAGTGCGGGCGACGACCCCTTCGCAGAGTGGCAGGAGTGGACCGGCGAGCGCCTCTCGCCGGAGAACCGCGAGTTTCTCGCGTCGCTCGACAGCACGGCGACGCTGACGCTCGGCTGCCGGACGCTCCGCCTGCACCACGGCGACTTCCCCGCGCCGGACGGTCGGGAGGAGACGTGGCGGACCCGCGTGACCCCAGACGAGGACCCCGCGCCCTTCGAGACGGTCGCCGCCCGCTACGACGAGGACGTGATTCTGCACGGTCACTCGCACTTCCCGTTCGTCGCCACCGTCGCGGGAACGACGTTCGTGAATCCGGGGAGCGTCGGTCTCCAGCGCCCCGGGTGGCCCGCCGACGAGGCGCGCTACGCGGTGGTCGAGGACGGCGCGTTCGACCTCCGGAGCGTCGCCTACGACCCGGGCCCGGTCGCGGCCGACTCGCGGGAACTGAACAGTCCGTTCGTCGATTTGTGGGAACCGCCGAGTGCGACCGTGAGCGACTGA
- a CDS encoding phosphotransferase family protein has product MTETPDGTDADSAEARSDASPSNVDSTGASLSSVEQSDADRSGAESDGVEWADVLEMVAAVAPSWSVERIRQSDGGTDEVAFLTVTTPDGLREVVLKAFSGDGVPAAVARSEPRVLELLSRETEIPVPEVIGFVDQHPDLPAPFFLAERLPGEDGSGRFPDLSPAALETVFADAGTHLAALHERRSFDRFGRVGVEDGDLAVVGDQFGPRKQWTDWLLADAEDTLDGLAGGRFDDLVGPLRNYVRDAIPALDGPETASLVHWDYRLGNILVDPETGETTGVLDWADLVAGDPVYNLVTVEDHNVNWQTRDVVLRERLRGALLDAYAERRTDGLPTDAERRGGDRSAEFRERKRVYHLCNRLNAMACLPDWYADADEAVREERAAEHRMFVRSYLE; this is encoded by the coding sequence ATGACCGAGACGCCCGACGGGACGGACGCCGATTCGGCCGAGGCCCGGTCCGACGCTTCCCCGTCTAACGTCGACTCGACCGGCGCTTCCCTGTCCAGCGTCGAGCAGTCCGACGCCGACCGATCCGGTGCCGAAAGCGACGGCGTCGAGTGGGCGGACGTGCTGGAGATGGTCGCCGCCGTCGCGCCCTCGTGGTCGGTCGAGCGCATCCGACAGTCGGACGGCGGGACCGACGAGGTCGCCTTCCTCACGGTCACGACCCCGGACGGTCTCCGCGAGGTGGTTCTGAAGGCCTTCTCCGGGGACGGCGTTCCCGCGGCGGTCGCGCGCTCGGAACCCAGAGTCCTCGAACTACTCTCCCGAGAGACCGAAATTCCGGTCCCCGAGGTAATCGGATTCGTGGACCAACACCCCGACCTCCCGGCCCCGTTCTTCCTCGCCGAGCGACTCCCGGGCGAGGACGGGTCGGGTCGGTTCCCCGACCTCTCGCCCGCCGCGCTCGAAACCGTCTTCGCCGACGCGGGTACCCACCTCGCGGCACTCCACGAGCGCCGGTCGTTCGACCGCTTCGGACGCGTCGGCGTCGAGGACGGCGACCTCGCCGTGGTCGGCGACCAATTCGGCCCGCGGAAGCAGTGGACCGACTGGTTGCTCGCGGACGCGGAGGACACCCTCGACGGGTTGGCCGGCGGTCGGTTCGACGACCTCGTTGGGCCGCTCCGGAACTACGTCCGTGACGCGATTCCCGCGCTCGACGGACCGGAAACGGCGTCGCTCGTCCACTGGGACTACCGACTCGGGAACATCCTCGTGGACCCCGAGACCGGCGAGACGACCGGCGTCCTCGACTGGGCGGACCTCGTCGCGGGCGACCCCGTCTACAACCTCGTCACTGTCGAAGACCACAACGTCAACTGGCAGACCCGCGACGTGGTCCTGCGCGAGCGACTGCGCGGGGCGCTGCTCGACGCCTACGCCGAGCGTCGGACCGACGGACTCCCGACCGACGCCGAGCGACGGGGCGGCGACCGCTCCGCGGAGTTCCGGGAGCGAAAGCGCGTCTACCACCTCTGCAACAGACTGAACGCGATGGCCTGCCTCCCGGACTGGTACGCCGACGCCGACGAGGCGGTCCGCGAGGAACGCGCGGCCGAGCATCGCATGTTCGTCAGGAGCTATCTCGAGTGA
- a CDS encoding FxsA family protein — MKRVLFGLLLIPLLDALFLVVVASELGAALTVALVVLTALVGTLFVRAEGRHTIRKLQDAVGEGRVPTDELTDGALLIAAGAFLLTPGLVTDAVGFLLAFPPSRILVREAVQKWVVKPYVEKKTGGFVSGNVYTFGFPNAEDVSASGTGAGASGASAGTSGSGSRDGSEDTYRVDDDAYDIEFEDGEDDE; from the coding sequence ATGAAACGCGTACTCTTCGGACTGCTCCTCATCCCGCTGCTGGACGCGCTGTTCCTCGTCGTGGTGGCGAGCGAACTCGGCGCCGCGCTGACGGTGGCGCTGGTCGTCCTGACCGCGCTGGTCGGGACGCTGTTCGTTCGGGCCGAGGGTCGCCACACTATCCGGAAGCTACAGGACGCCGTCGGCGAGGGTCGGGTCCCGACCGACGAACTGACCGACGGGGCGCTCCTCATCGCGGCGGGCGCGTTCCTGCTCACGCCCGGTCTCGTCACCGACGCCGTGGGCTTCCTGCTCGCGTTCCCGCCCTCGCGCATCCTCGTCCGCGAGGCGGTCCAGAAGTGGGTCGTCAAGCCCTACGTCGAGAAGAAGACCGGCGGCTTCGTCTCGGGCAACGTCTACACCTTCGGGTTCCCGAACGCCGAGGACGTGAGCGCGAGCGGAACGGGCGCGGGCGCGAGCGGTGCGAGCGCAGGCACCTCGGGGTCTGGAAGTCGGGACGGTTCCGAGGACACCTACCGCGTGGACGACGACGCCTACGACATCGAGTTCGAGGACGGCGAGGACGACGAGTAG
- the hpt gene encoding hypoxanthine/guanine phosphoribosyltransferase — protein MDRLRESLHEAPIIDKDGYQYLVHPISNGVPMLEPELLREVVVGVTREADLDVDKIVAPEAMGIHIATALSLQTDIPLVVIRKREYGLDGEVALHQTTGYSESEMYINDVEEGDRVLIVDDLLSTGGTLASICDAMDEIGAEIADIVVVIRKLGETALDETDYEATSLIDITVEDYEVTIH, from the coding sequence ATGGACCGACTCCGCGAGTCACTCCACGAGGCACCGATTATCGACAAGGACGGCTACCAGTATCTCGTCCACCCCATCAGCAACGGCGTGCCGATGCTCGAACCCGAACTCCTCCGGGAGGTCGTGGTCGGCGTCACGCGCGAGGCCGACCTCGACGTGGACAAAATCGTCGCCCCCGAGGCGATGGGCATCCACATCGCCACCGCGCTCTCGCTCCAGACCGACATCCCGCTGGTCGTCATCCGCAAGCGCGAGTACGGACTCGACGGCGAGGTCGCGCTCCACCAGACCACGGGATACTCCGAGTCGGAGATGTACATCAACGACGTGGAGGAGGGCGACCGCGTCCTCATCGTGGACGACCTGCTCTCGACCGGCGGGACGCTGGCCTCCATCTGCGACGCGATGGACGAGATCGGTGCCGAAATCGCGGACATCGTGGTCGTCATCCGGAAACTCGGCGAGACGGCGCTCGACGAGACCGACTACGAGGCGACGAGTCTGATAGACATCACCGTCGAGGACTACGAAGTCACGATTCACTAA